One Solanum pennellii chromosome 9, SPENNV200 DNA segment encodes these proteins:
- the LOC107031252 gene encoding 1,2-dihydroxy-3-keto-5-methylthiopentene dioxygenase 2, whose translation MGSIAKDPREDVIQAWYMDDSDEDQRLPHHREPKEFVSLDKLAELGVLSWRLDADNYETDEELKKIREDRGYSYIDFCEVCPEKLPNYEEKIKNFFEEHLHTDEEIRYAVAGSGYFDVRDVNESWIRVWVKKGGMIVLPAGIYHRFTLDSSNYIKAMRLFVGDPIWTPYNRPHDHLPARQEYVETFVNADGAGRAVNAAA comes from the exons GATCCAAGAGAGGATGTCATACAGGCATGGTACATGGATGACAGCGATGAGGACCAGAGGCTTCCTCATCACCGTGAGCCAAAGGAATTTGTGTCTCTTGACAAGCTGGCTG AACTTGGAGTGCTCAGCTGGAGACTTGATGCTGACAATTATGAGACTGATGAGGAGTTGAAGAAAATTCGGGAAGATCGTGGATATTCATACATT GATTTCTGTGAGGTTTGCCCTGAGAAACTACCGAATTACGAGGAGAAAATCAAGAACTTTTTTGAAGAACACCTGCACACCGACGAGGAGATCCGTTACGCTGTTGCAGGAAGTG GTTACTTTGATGTCCGCGATGTGAATGAGAGCTGGATTCGCGTCTGGGTTAAAAAAGGTGGAATGATTGTTCTTCCTGCTGGAATCTATCACCGCTTCACGCTTGATTCAAGCAACTACATTAAG GCAATGCGTCTCTTTGTTGGTGACCCAATTTGGACTCCATACAATCGTCCACATGATCATCTCCCCGCAAG GCAAGAATATGTTGAGACGTTTGTCAACGCAGATGGCGCTGGTCGTGCTGTTAATGCTGCTGCTTAA